Within the Stenotrophomonas sp. 610A2 genome, the region TCTGGCGCCAGCTGATCTGCCCAAGGAAGGCGGGCGTTTTGATCTGCCCATCGCGCTCGGCATTCTTGCTGCCAGTGGCCAGATCGACCGCAATGCGCTGGCCAATTACGAGTTCATCGGCGAGCTGGCGCTGACCGGTGAACTGCGCGCGGTAGATGGCGCCCTGCCCGCGGCCATTTCCTCCGCCGATGCCAAACGCTGCCTGATCGTGCCGCCCGGCAATGCGGGTGAAGCGGCGCTGGCCCAACACGCCGAAGTCAAAGTCGCACGCACGCTGCTGGAAGTCTGCGCAGCGCTGGCCGGCAGCAAGCAACTACCCGACGCGCAGGTACCGCACACCGACCCCGCAACGCCTGCAGACCTGAGTGATGTGCGCGGCCAGCAACATGCGCGACGCGCCTTGGAGATTGCTGCAGCCGGCGGTCATCATCTCCTGCTGCTGGGCTCACCAGGCTGCGGCAAGACCCTGCTGGCATCGCGCCTGCCCGGCATCCTGCCCGAAGCAAGCGAGGAAGAGGCGCTGGAGTCCGCCGCCATTGCTTCGATCAGCGGTCGCGGCGTTGATCCGAGTCGCTGGCGACAGCGCCCCTACAGATCACCGCATCACACGGCCAGCGCGGTTGCCCTGGTTGGCGGCGGCTCACATCCGCGCCCTGGCGAGATTTCGCTCGCGCACAACGGCGTGTTGTTCCTGGACGAATTGCCGGAGTGGAGCCGACATGCGTTGGAAGTGCTGCGCGAGCCACTGGAGTCCGGCACAGTCACCGTCTCACGCGCGGCGCGCAGCATGGAGTTCCCTGCGCGCTTTCAACTGGTTGCTGCCATGAACCCTTGCCCTTGCGGCTGGGCCGGTGACAGCAGTGGCCGCTGCCGCTGCTCTGCAGAAAGCATACGTCGCTATCGCGCACGCATTTCCGGGCCATTGCTGGACCGCATTGATCTGCATCTGCAGGTGCCGCGGTTGGCACCGAGTGAATTGCGTGGCGACGCCTCACCGGGCGAAAGCAGTGCCGAGGTGCGCGAGCGGGTAATGCGGGCACGCACGCGACAGCTGGAGCGAGCAGGCAAGGCCAATGCGCACCTTGGGCAAGCGGAGACCTTGCGCGACTGCGGTTTGTCGACTTCCGATGCTGATCTGCTCGAGCAGGCAATGGAGCGACTGCAGCTGTCGGCACGCTCGATGCACCGGATCCTGCGGGTGGCAAGGACGATTGCTGATCTTGCCGGTGAAGCTGCGATCCAACGGGTTCATCTGACCGAGGCGATTGGCTATCGGCAGCTGGATCGGAGTGAGGTTGGGGGTGAGGGGTAGGTTGCTGGGGGCGAGGTGCTGCAACGGCAGAAGCTAACCCCTCCCCAGCCCTCCCCTGCGCTTCGCGCAAGGGAGGGGGCAGAGCTTGGCCCCCTCCCTTTGGCGCAGCCAAGGGGAGCGCTGGGGAGGGGTTAGCTCTTAAAGCACCACATTCAAGACAAATCCCAAAAATCCGTTCACCATCGCCAGCAGCCCCCGCGGAGACCGGCCATGGAACGTATTGAACGCCCCTACTTCCCGATCATCTACGTGCGCGGCTACGCGATGACCCGCGATGAGATCGTCGAAACCACCTCCACGCCGTTCATGGGCTTCGAGGCAGGCTCCACCAAGATGCGCCAGGCGCAGGACGGCAGCATCGTCAAATTCGTCTTCGAGTCGCCGCTGGTGCGCTTGATGAAGGATTACAACTACCGCGACGTCTACGAGTTCGGTGCCGAGCGCCGTGACCGTATCTCACCGCGCTGCATCGTCATCCACCGCTACTACGATCCGGCGGACCCGGCATTCGGTGACGGCAAGACGCCGTCCATCCCCGATGCCGCCGCCGCACTGGGCAAGCGCATCGAACAACTGCGCGACAGCATCTGCGGCAACAACGCGGCGATGCGCAAGGAGTTCCGCGTCTATCTTGTCGCCCATTCGATGGGCGGGCTGATCTGCCGCTGCCTGCTGCAGAACCCGGACGTGGCCAGTGCCGAGGTGCGCGCCATGGTCGACAAGGCCTTCACCTATGCCACACCGCACAATGGCATCGAGGTCGGCGGCATCAACCTGCCGAACCTGCTGTCAATCAACGACATCAACAACTTCAACCGGACCAATATGGGCAAGTACCTGAAGGTGCCCAAGGACAAGGTCAACACCTTGGGAACGTCCGGCTTTCCACCCGAGCGCCTGTTCTGCCTGATCGGCACCAACAGCCGCGACTACGCCGCCGCGCACGGTTTGTCCTCGTTTGCGGTCGGTGCATTGAGCGATGGCCTGGTGCGCATCGCCAACGCCTATGTAGAAGGCTCACCGCGCGCCTTCGTCAACCGCAGTCACAGCGGCTACTTCGGCATCGTCAATTCCGAGGAGGGCTACCAGAACCTGGTGCGCTTCCTGTTCGGCGATACCTGCGCCACTGCCCAGCTCGACATCAGCGCCCTGCCCTTCCCGCCGGAGATCGAGGCTGCACGCAAGCGCGGCAAGAAGATCGAGTCCTCGTACTACATCGAGGCCACGGTCGCCCCGCGCGGCGCCTACACCTATGAGCTGACCTCGCGCACGCAAGCCAACCAATGCGCCATCCGCCGCGAGTACGGCGACATCTTCGATGCGCAGGGCAACCTGCTGAAGGACAAACGCTCGACCGTGCTGTTCTCGGTGTTCCTGGACAGCAGCAAGATCCTGGCCGGCAGCGAGATCGCCTTCTCCATCGATCTTGCGGTCAGCAATGCCGGCTATCAAGTAGACGGTGCGCTGTTCCTGAAGAACCATATCCCCGGCGAGTACCTGTTCCGCAACACGCTGGTGGTTTTTGCCAAGCCGGACGATGCCGGCGGCTGGCGCCTGCGCTACGTGTGGAGCGACGATCAATGGGCCGGTGGGCCGAAGAACGAAGCCGAGTTGGATACCGCACGCACCAAGGCCATCGGCATCAACCAGCAGACACCGAATATCTTCAGCGTGCCGATGCAGTC harbors:
- a CDS encoding YifB family Mg chelatase-like AAA ATPase, with the protein product MSLALVYSRARAGVHAPLVQVEVHLSGGLPFTQIVGLPEAAVRESRDRVRAAILCAQFDYPARRITINLAPADLPKEGGRFDLPIALGILAASGQIDRNALANYEFIGELALTGELRAVDGALPAAISSADAKRCLIVPPGNAGEAALAQHAEVKVARTLLEVCAALAGSKQLPDAQVPHTDPATPADLSDVRGQQHARRALEIAAAGGHHLLLLGSPGCGKTLLASRLPGILPEASEEEALESAAIASISGRGVDPSRWRQRPYRSPHHTASAVALVGGGSHPRPGEISLAHNGVLFLDELPEWSRHALEVLREPLESGTVTVSRAARSMEFPARFQLVAAMNPCPCGWAGDSSGRCRCSAESIRRYRARISGPLLDRIDLHLQVPRLAPSELRGDASPGESSAEVRERVMRARTRQLERAGKANAHLGQAETLRDCGLSTSDADLLEQAMERLQLSARSMHRILRVARTIADLAGEAAIQRVHLTEAIGYRQLDRSEVGGEG
- a CDS encoding esterase/lipase family protein gives rise to the protein MERIERPYFPIIYVRGYAMTRDEIVETTSTPFMGFEAGSTKMRQAQDGSIVKFVFESPLVRLMKDYNYRDVYEFGAERRDRISPRCIVIHRYYDPADPAFGDGKTPSIPDAAAALGKRIEQLRDSICGNNAAMRKEFRVYLVAHSMGGLICRCLLQNPDVASAEVRAMVDKAFTYATPHNGIEVGGINLPNLLSINDINNFNRTNMGKYLKVPKDKVNTLGTSGFPPERLFCLIGTNSRDYAAAHGLSSFAVGALSDGLVRIANAYVEGSPRAFVNRSHSGYFGIVNSEEGYQNLVRFLFGDTCATAQLDISALPFPPEIEAARKRGKKIESSYYIEATVAPRGAYTYELTSRTQANQCAIRREYGDIFDAQGNLLKDKRSTVLFSVFLDSSKILAGSEIAFSIDLAVSNAGYQVDGALFLKNHIPGEYLFRNTLVVFAKPDDAGGWRLRYVWSDDQWAGGPKNEAELDTARTKAIGINQQTPNIFSVPMQSAKGFSAELKLSLSDWR